In the Penaeus chinensis breed Huanghai No. 1 chromosome 31, ASM1920278v2, whole genome shotgun sequence genome, one interval contains:
- the LOC125041618 gene encoding putative glycine-rich cell wall structural protein 1, producing MKIVAVAVLTLAALARAAPQEGYKYPTPGVQGLPLAGSGSGSGQFSSGTGQQYPSVPAQYAFQWDVNDAPSGNFFGHGEQRENDDTKGKYYVQLPDGRRLVVEYYVDSNGYHPTVSFEGQITAGGQGQYGQGQGGGSGQFGRGQGGGQGQGGSGAGSGQGQGYPPSGPGPSPGLPLPSQSYGQPAK from the exons ATGAAGATA GTAGCGGTCGCAGTGCTCACGTTGGCGGCGCTGGCTCGGGCGGCGCCTCAGGAGGGATACAAGTACCCAACGCCCGGGGTTCAAGGACTGCCTCTGGCCGGGTCCGGCTCAGGTTCCGGACAGTTCTCTTCTGGGACCGGGCAGCAATACCCTTCCGTGCCCGCCCAGTACGCCTTCCAGTGGGATGTGAACGACGCGCCTTCAGGGAACTTCTTCGGCCACGGCGAGCAGAGGGAGAATGACGACACTAAGGGGAA gtactacgtgcagcttcccgacggaCGCCGCCTGGTGGTCGAGTATTACGTGGACAGCAACGGCTACCACCCCACCGTGTCCTTCGAGGGCCAGATCACGGCCGGAGGTCAGGGCCAGTATGGCCAGGGTCAAGGAGGAGGATCGGGTCAGTTCGGGAGAGGTCAGGGCGGTGGGCAGGGTCAGGGAGGGTCCGGGGCAGGATCAGGGCAAGGGCAGGGATACCCACCATCCGGTCCGGGTCCAAGCCCTGGCCTTCCGCTGCCTTCTCAGTCCTACGGACAACCTGCCAAATAG
- the LOC125041639 gene encoding uncharacterized protein LOC125041639, producing the protein MTTLRGSTTCSFPTDAAWWSSITWTATATTPPCPSRARSRPEVRASMARVKEEDRVSSGEVRAVGRVREGPGQDQGKGRDTHHPVRVQALAFRCLLSPTANLPNEASHNQASP; encoded by the exons ATGACGACACTAAGGGGAA gtactacgtgcagcttcccgacggaCGCCGCCTGGTGGTCGAGTATTACGTGGACAGCAACGGCTACCACCCCACCGTGTCCTTCGAGGGCCAGATCACGGCCGGAGGTCAGGGCCAGTATGGCCAGGGTCAAGGAGGAGGATCGGGTCAGTTCGGGAGAGGTCAGGGCGGTGGGCAGGGTCAGGGAGGGTCCGGGGCAGGATCAGGGCAAGGGCAGGGATACCCACCATCCGGTCCGGGTCCAAGCCCTGGCCTTCCGCTGCCTTCTCAGTCCTACGGCCAACCTGCCAAATGAAGCCTCTCATAATCAGGCTTCGCCGTAG